In Candidatus Stygibacter australis, a single window of DNA contains:
- a CDS encoding ATP-binding cassette domain-containing protein → MIRLENLVKDYGTVRAVDHINFEIHDGEILGFLGPNGAGKSTTLKMITCYLSPTKGNIHVDGDNVIENSLEIRKRIGYLPEQNPLYAEMLVYDYLKFVAEIRQVKNFKARLKEIIELCGLHGVVQKPIQTLSKGYKQRVGIAQAIIHDPEILILDEPTSGLDPNQIVEIRELIKELGKAKTLIISSHILQEVQAVCDRIVIIHEGKIVADGSSDQLKADMNKRMTVKLQLTANSEEIEEMLNLLGNIKLIKLNQGNEVTDVVLEFDSIVDRRPDIFNYMKKKDWALFEMHRDDVSLEAVFRKLTVDGGK, encoded by the coding sequence ATGATCAGATTGGAAAACTTAGTAAAAGATTATGGGACTGTCAGAGCAGTTGATCATATCAATTTTGAGATTCATGATGGTGAGATCCTGGGTTTCCTGGGACCTAATGGAGCCGGGAAATCTACCACATTGAAGATGATCACCTGTTATCTTTCACCCACCAAGGGGAACATTCACGTAGATGGAGATAACGTGATAGAGAATTCCCTGGAAATAAGAAAGCGGATAGGTTATCTTCCTGAGCAGAATCCGCTATACGCAGAAATGCTGGTATATGATTATCTCAAATTTGTAGCAGAAATCCGGCAGGTGAAGAATTTCAAAGCCCGATTAAAGGAAATCATTGAATTGTGTGGTCTTCATGGAGTAGTGCAGAAACCAATTCAGACTCTTTCCAAGGGTTACAAGCAGAGAGTGGGAATAGCCCAGGCGATAATTCATGATCCTGAAATTCTGATCCTTGATGAGCCCACCAGCGGCCTTGATCCTAATCAGATAGTTGAGATCAGAGAGCTGATCAAAGAACTTGGTAAAGCAAAAACATTGATCATATCCAGTCATATTCTTCAGGAAGTTCAAGCAGTGTGCGACAGAATTGTGATTATCCATGAAGGAAAAATAGTTGCTGATGGTTCATCAGATCAGCTTAAGGCAGATATGAATAAAAGAATGACAGTGAAGCTTCAATTAACTGCCAACTCAGAAGAGATAGAGGAAATGTTAAATTTACTGGGAAATATCAAACTGATAAAATTGAATCAAGGTAATGAGGTAACAGATGTTGTACTGGAATTTGACAGTATAGTTGATCGCAGACCTGATATCTTTAATTATATGAAAAAGAAGGACTGGGCTCTTTTTGAAATGC
- a CDS encoding phosphoglycerate kinase, with the protein MSKLKKIQDADLKGKIVLMRVDHNVVKKGKIIDPYRIDASLPTINYIIDQGAKLVLMSHVGRPKNKATGEIEISEKSSVIPIVEYLKAKGIRIKALDMATQGKYGIEYLDSEIVANAFKNDKLQAVYLPNTRWFKGEEAKDESREILGKELADIADIFVNDAFGSWQPHASTIIPAKLIPAYAGILMQKEVHHLDSVLNPQKPFVAVVAGSKFDTKIQPLSALLKRADYLMLGGVIYNAYLCVKYGVQIAGVSEEDQLAAHDFVELTSKYPGKIIEPRFIIESDSLEGKFEGKYRTIDINNLKEGKKLNYILDIDKASFQQDDIKTIFAKAGTFFVNAVMGFTPHFTDGTIALDLGIDANHQAVKLFGGGDTLQEFNTLLPEIYQQALQDELYYFFTGGGTILKAISEGSAWGLEPVKILKA; encoded by the coding sequence ACTCATGAGAGTCGATCATAATGTTGTAAAAAAGGGAAAGATAATTGATCCTTATAGAATCGATGCCTCATTACCAACAATTAATTATATTATTGACCAGGGAGCTAAACTGGTTTTAATGTCCCATGTAGGGCGTCCCAAAAACAAGGCAACCGGAGAAATAGAAATATCTGAAAAAAGCTCAGTTATCCCTATCGTGGAATACTTGAAAGCAAAAGGTATCAGGATAAAAGCTCTTGATATGGCAACTCAAGGTAAATATGGGATAGAGTATTTAGATAGTGAAATAGTTGCAAATGCCTTCAAAAATGATAAACTTCAGGCTGTATATTTACCAAATACCCGCTGGTTCAAAGGTGAAGAAGCCAAAGATGAAAGCAGGGAAATACTGGGAAAAGAACTGGCAGATATTGCCGATATATTTGTAAATGATGCATTCGGCTCCTGGCAGCCCCATGCTTCCACGATAATTCCGGCAAAACTTATTCCTGCCTATGCCGGAATATTAATGCAAAAGGAAGTTCATCATCTGGATAGCGTTCTCAATCCGCAAAAACCGTTTGTTGCTGTTGTCGCCGGCTCAAAATTTGATACTAAGATACAGCCATTATCTGCTTTATTAAAAAGAGCTGACTACCTGATGTTGGGCGGAGTGATCTATAATGCCTATCTTTGCGTGAAATATGGAGTACAGATAGCTGGTGTGAGTGAGGAAGATCAGCTCGCTGCCCATGATTTTGTGGAATTAACCAGCAAGTATCCGGGAAAGATAATTGAGCCACGCTTTATAATCGAATCAGATAGCCTGGAAGGCAAATTTGAAGGTAAATATCGCACAATTGATATCAATAATCTCAAAGAAGGCAAAAAATTAAATTACATCCTTGATATTGATAAAGCTTCTTTCCAGCAGGATGATATCAAAACCATCTTTGCCAAGGCAGGCACATTCTTTGTGAATGCTGTGATGGGATTTACTCCTCACTTCACGGATGGCACGATTGCTTTGGACTTAGGGATTGATGCTAATCATCAAGCAGTAAAGCTTTTCGGTGGTGGGGATACCCTGCAGGAATTTAATACTTTATTGCCTGAAATCTACCAGCAGGCTCTTCAAGATGAACTTTATTATTTCTTCACAGGTGGTGGCACAATATTAAAAGCCATATCAGAAGGCTCTGCCTGGGGACTGGAACCGGTCAAAATTCTCAAAGCCTGA